TTGGAGACCGCCCGCACGAAAACCGCTGACGGCCAAGGAGAGCGCCCATGAAATGGAAAAACCTGATCAAGGTGGCTTTCAAGTCGATCGTCAAGAACAAGATGCGCACCCTGCTGACCATGCTGGGCATCATCATCGGCGTTGCCGCCGTGATCGTCATGGTGGCCATCGGCAAGGG
Above is a window of Candidatus Aminicenantes bacterium DNA encoding:
- a CDS encoding ABC transporter permease produces the protein MKWKNLIKVAFKSIVKNKMRTLLTMLGIIIGVAAVIVMVAIGKG